The Bacillota bacterium genome contains a region encoding:
- a CDS encoding AMP-binding protein, translating to MSYADKPWLDSYMMGPYKLDRSLKPYPEVPLFSALDNAAEKYPRQTAILFQERELRYKELKEQVDRLAAGLAGMGVNKGDRVCIYLPNCPEFIIAEWAILKCGGVIVPVSILRTGTGLRHEIESSGSRVIFCREDKLEKVLELKEKGLIEQVVISAKSGYDLEFAKGPLPPGVHDFRKVLQDNDPIAPAVEINPREDLAILAFTGGATGVPKGVMLTHFNRYSNLRQGFPWIMKPMIKGIAGKASFFLPVPLFHAYGQYIAQSAVNLGLRIILMPDPRDSEAIVEHIRKYRPLMIPAVPTQLMRIAEAKVGRLNAIPMSGAAPLPDEVSEKVKKEIGSPVSEGYGLTETGPLTHFNITPFSKITGFMGKEKKGLGVPAPDTDCKLVDPESRKEVPFGETGEIVVRGPQVMKGYWPDPGSGLDQDGWLHTGDIGFMDEDGFFHLSDRIKDMVNVSGNKVYTTEVDEVLFRHPDVLMAAAFGVPDPDNPGSERVMAVIQLKEGGEHRVEAAELQQYCREHLPPYAVPKQIKFVKEIPLTVTEKVFKKSLRDEAIAEMSGGRGC from the coding sequence ATGAGTTATGCCGATAAACCCTGGCTCGACAGCTATATGATGGGGCCGTACAAGCTCGACAGATCTTTAAAACCCTATCCGGAAGTTCCGCTCTTTTCAGCACTGGATAATGCGGCGGAAAAGTATCCGCGGCAGACGGCTATTCTTTTTCAAGAACGGGAGTTAAGGTATAAAGAGCTGAAAGAACAGGTTGACCGGCTGGCTGCGGGGCTGGCCGGGATGGGTGTAAATAAGGGCGATAGAGTCTGCATCTACCTGCCCAACTGTCCGGAATTCATCATTGCTGAATGGGCTATTTTGAAGTGCGGTGGCGTGATCGTTCCGGTAAGCATTTTACGGACCGGAACCGGCCTGCGGCATGAGATTGAAAGCTCGGGCAGCCGGGTGATCTTCTGCCGGGAAGATAAGCTGGAAAAGGTGCTGGAGCTGAAAGAAAAGGGACTGATTGAACAGGTCGTGATTTCAGCGAAAAGCGGCTATGATCTGGAATTTGCGAAAGGCCCCCTGCCGCCGGGAGTACATGACTTCCGCAAGGTTTTGCAGGATAATGATCCAATTGCACCTGCAGTTGAGATTAACCCCAGAGAAGATCTGGCGATTTTAGCCTTCACCGGTGGGGCGACAGGAGTGCCCAAGGGAGTAATGCTCACCCACTTCAACCGCTACAGCAACTTAAGGCAGGGGTTTCCCTGGATCATGAAACCGATGATCAAGGGAATCGCCGGTAAGGCCTCTTTCTTTTTACCTGTCCCGCTCTTTCATGCTTACGGGCAGTATATTGCCCAGTCGGCAGTAAACCTTGGACTGCGCATTATATTAATGCCTGATCCGCGGGATAGCGAGGCGATAGTTGAGCATATCCGCAAGTACAGGCCGCTTATGATTCCAGCCGTTCCGACCCAGCTGATGAGAATCGCTGAAGCAAAAGTGGGCAGGCTTAACGCCATACCGATGAGCGGGGCAGCGCCGCTGCCCGATGAGGTTTCGGAGAAGGTCAAGAAGGAAATCGGTTCGCCTGTATCGGAAGGTTACGGCCTGACTGAAACCGGACCGCTGACCCATTTCAACATAACTCCTTTTTCGAAGATTACCGGTTTTATGGGTAAAGAGAAGAAGGGGTTGGGAGTGCCGGCGCCTGATACCGACTGTAAACTTGTTGACCCGGAAAGCAGGAAAGAGGTGCCTTTTGGCGAAACAGGAGAAATCGTCGTGCGCGGACCTCAGGTAATGAAGGGCTACTGGCCCGATCCGGGGTCGGGGTTGGACCAGGATGGCTGGCTGCATACCGGCGACATCGGCTTCATGGATGAAGACGGGTTTTTCCATCTGAGCGACAGGATCAAGGATATGGTAAATGTATCGGGAAACAAGGTCTACACCACGGAAGTTGACGAGGTGCTCTTCCGCCATCCCGATGTACTGATGGCGGCGGCATTCGGGGTTCCCGATCCGGACAACCCCGGCAGCGAGAGGGTAATGGCTGTTATCCAGCTTAAAGAAGGTGGAGAACACCGGGTTGAAGCGGCGGAACTACAGCAGTACTGTCGTGAACACCTGCCCCCGTACGCGGTGCCGAAGCAGATCAAGTTTGTAAAGGAGATACCCCTGACCGTTACCGAAAAGGTTTTCAAAAAATCCCTGCGAGATGAAGCAATCGCCGAAATGTCAGGGGGACGGGGTTGTTGA
- a CDS encoding aldehyde ferredoxin oxidoreductase family protein, translating to MTYGYTGKLLRVNLSDGRITEEVTREDWARQFIGGAGLATRYLFDEVPKGVDPLGPENKLIFMTGPLTGTRSASASRYSVVTKSPQTGIWGHANSGGSFGPALKQAGFDGIILEGAAERPVYLAINEGEAVLKSAEGLWGRTVSETEEMIKAEHPGRWHVAAIGPAGENMVRYAAIINEKHRAAGRCGVGAVLGSKKLKAVACSGRRPVELAQPEQFKQSAKQQLDFINESILKIGFESYGTNMISDMVNVRGGYPTHNWQGGVFEGIDEVGGQALSEKVLVKGVSCFACPIACGRGTEIKEGKYKGHKGEGPEYESVNTLGAQCGIDNMNTITMANYLCNDLGLDTISAGSSIAFAMECQEKGLLPPDRADGYKPEFGDGEALIELLDMIAHRRGLGDLLAEGTRRMSEIIGGGSEAFAMHVKGLEMPAYDPRAAKICGLGYVTANRGGDHITGFIEAPAFVDMPILLVPESQIEDPFNPRPEEAKILVDLENALTMFDCIGACKFMALLLQAQDYLDLINNGLGWEMDEEGFRLAGDRIYNLMRLYCIREGIDREADTLPERLLSEPLQQGPSKGMVIDKPLLESLKNSYYDYRGWDQEKGYPTEEKLMELGLSELAAGLGEVC from the coding sequence ATGACATATGGATATACAGGGAAGTTACTAAGGGTTAATTTAAGCGATGGAAGGATTACGGAAGAAGTGACCAGGGAAGACTGGGCCCGCCAATTTATCGGAGGCGCCGGCCTGGCTACCCGTTACCTTTTTGATGAGGTGCCGAAGGGAGTGGATCCCTTAGGACCGGAGAACAAGCTGATCTTCATGACCGGACCGCTTACCGGGACCAGGTCGGCCAGCGCCAGTCGCTATTCGGTGGTAACTAAATCACCGCAGACCGGTATCTGGGGTCACGCCAATTCAGGAGGTTCTTTCGGACCGGCCCTGAAGCAGGCCGGATTCGACGGAATTATTCTCGAGGGAGCAGCAGAAAGGCCGGTCTACCTGGCTATAAATGAAGGGGAAGCTGTACTGAAAAGCGCTGAAGGGCTCTGGGGCAGGACGGTCAGTGAAACGGAAGAAATGATCAAAGCTGAACATCCAGGCCGCTGGCATGTGGCGGCAATTGGGCCTGCCGGTGAGAATATGGTCCGCTACGCGGCGATCATCAACGAAAAACACCGGGCGGCCGGGCGCTGCGGGGTCGGTGCGGTGTTGGGTTCTAAAAAGCTGAAAGCGGTGGCCTGTTCAGGCCGGAGGCCGGTTGAACTGGCTCAGCCTGAACAGTTCAAACAGTCGGCCAAGCAGCAGCTTGACTTCATCAATGAATCGATCCTGAAGATCGGCTTCGAGAGCTACGGGACGAATATGATCTCCGATATGGTGAACGTCCGCGGCGGATACCCGACCCACAACTGGCAGGGCGGGGTATTTGAAGGGATCGATGAAGTGGGTGGACAGGCCTTATCGGAAAAAGTGCTGGTCAAGGGTGTTTCCTGCTTTGCCTGCCCCATTGCCTGCGGCCGGGGAACGGAGATAAAGGAAGGCAAATACAAGGGGCATAAAGGGGAAGGACCGGAATATGAGAGTGTCAATACCCTGGGAGCCCAGTGCGGCATTGATAATATGAATACGATCACAATGGCCAACTATCTCTGTAATGACCTGGGGCTGGATACGATCAGCGCCGGGTCTTCGATAGCCTTTGCCATGGAGTGCCAGGAGAAGGGGTTGTTGCCACCTGACAGGGCAGATGGTTATAAGCCTGAGTTCGGCGATGGCGAAGCTCTGATCGAACTGCTGGATATGATCGCCCACCGGCGAGGACTGGGTGACCTGCTGGCCGAGGGGACAAGACGGATGTCTGAAATAATCGGTGGTGGTTCAGAGGCTTTTGCCATGCATGTGAAAGGCCTGGAGATGCCGGCCTACGATCCGAGAGCGGCGAAAATCTGCGGGCTCGGCTATGTAACAGCCAACCGGGGAGGTGACCATATCACCGGCTTTATCGAGGCGCCTGCCTTCGTCGATATGCCCATTTTGCTGGTGCCGGAAAGCCAGATTGAAGACCCCTTTAACCCCAGACCTGAAGAGGCGAAGATCCTGGTTGATCTTGAAAATGCTCTGACCATGTTCGATTGCATCGGCGCCTGCAAGTTTATGGCCCTGCTGCTGCAGGCCCAGGATTATCTTGACCTGATCAACAACGGACTGGGCTGGGAAATGGACGAAGAAGGTTTCCGCCTGGCCGGAGACCGGATCTACAACCTGATGCGGCTTTACTGTATCCGTGAAGGGATAGACCGTGAAGCGGATACCCTGCCGGAAAGACTGCTCAGCGAACCGCTGCAGCAGGGACCGTCGAAAGGGATGGTTATTGATAAGCCGCTGCTTGAGTCTCTAAAAAACAGCTATTACGACTACCGGGGCTGGGATCAGGAGAAGGGTTATCCCACGGAGGAGAAACTGATGGAACTCGGTTTGAGTGAGCTTGCTGCCGGTCTGGGGGAGGTATGCTGA